The Pseudomonas sp. G2-4 genome window below encodes:
- a CDS encoding FAD/NAD(P)-binding protein, translated as MDIALDRQASGLTREADILIIGGGLSGAMLAAQLLRLPGRREVLIVEPRSELGRGEAYSAVELGHTLNGNAARMSVDPDNADDLTQWLTAFIEAGGWPESDQQHVPVSELFPPRGIFGLYVQQRLAEARAVGAQNGSMVEHVCAEVVDVQLVDDAVQVTLNDGKALHGRFAVLATGMFPAARTPLTESNGVNAAALDPWDVAAMRQLDPQSTVLIIGSGLTMVDAVVSLEQAGHRGPIEVFSRHGLLPHVRRQPPAWVDFLAEDHSLRSPRQLMRALREQCRQAMAEGIDWQAPLDTVRAHIGRLWNQASDVQRRQFVRHVRPWWESHHHRSPPLSAELVARLHGEGRLRIQAASFKGLASSAEGTVGIRIRRRGETGLTVVQGAALINSSGIEYDWRRVARPLPRQLLARGLIQPGPLALGIAARADGAVLDAQGEPAQRLFAMGPPLRGMWWESTAVTDVASQAKALAARLVEL; from the coding sequence ATGGACATAGCGTTGGATCGACAGGCGAGCGGCCTCACCCGCGAAGCCGATATCCTGATCATCGGCGGCGGCCTGAGTGGCGCCATGCTGGCGGCGCAGTTGCTGCGCCTGCCCGGCCGACGCGAGGTGCTGATCGTCGAGCCGCGCAGCGAACTGGGCCGGGGCGAGGCCTACAGTGCCGTGGAGCTGGGGCACACCTTGAACGGCAACGCGGCGCGGATGAGCGTCGATCCGGACAACGCCGATGACCTGACCCAATGGCTCACCGCGTTCATCGAGGCTGGCGGCTGGCCGGAATCGGATCAGCAACATGTGCCGGTCAGCGAGCTGTTCCCACCCCGGGGAATCTTTGGTTTGTATGTGCAACAACGCTTGGCCGAAGCCCGCGCGGTGGGCGCACAGAACGGCTCGATGGTGGAGCACGTGTGCGCAGAGGTGGTGGATGTGCAGCTCGTGGACGACGCTGTGCAGGTGACATTGAACGATGGAAAGGCCTTGCATGGACGTTTCGCGGTGCTGGCCACCGGCATGTTCCCGGCGGCGCGAACGCCGCTGACCGAATCCAACGGTGTCAATGCCGCGGCCCTGGATCCTTGGGATGTGGCTGCGATGCGCCAGCTCGACCCGCAGTCGACAGTGTTGATCATCGGCTCGGGGCTGACCATGGTCGACGCCGTGGTGTCTCTGGAGCAGGCCGGGCACCGTGGCCCGATTGAAGTGTTTTCCCGCCATGGCCTGTTACCCCATGTGCGCCGCCAGCCGCCGGCCTGGGTGGATTTCCTCGCCGAAGATCACAGTCTGCGTTCGCCACGCCAGTTGATGCGGGCTCTGCGTGAACAATGCCGTCAGGCGATGGCCGAGGGCATTGATTGGCAGGCGCCATTGGACACGGTACGCGCGCACATCGGGCGTTTGTGGAACCAGGCCAGTGATGTGCAGCGCCGGCAGTTCGTCCGGCATGTACGGCCCTGGTGGGAGAGCCACCACCACCGTTCGCCGCCGTTGAGCGCCGAGCTGGTGGCGCGTCTGCATGGGGAAGGGCGGTTGCGGATCCAGGCGGCGTCGTTCAAGGGCCTGGCGTCATCCGCCGAGGGTACGGTGGGTATTCGCATCCGCCGTCGGGGCGAGACCGGACTGACCGTGGTGCAAGGCGCAGCGCTGATCAACTCCAGCGGTATCGAATATGACTGGCGCCGCGTGGCGCGACCGTTGCCGCGACAGCTGCTGGCTCGAGGTCTGATCCAGCCGGGGCCGCTGGCCCTGGGCATCGCTGCCCGTGCTGACGGTGCGGTGCTGGACGCCCAAGGCGAACCCGCCCAGCGGCTGTTCGCCATGGGCCCGCCACTGCGGGGGATGTGGTGGGAAAGCACTGCCGTGACCGACGTGGCGAGCCAGGCCAAGGCGCTGGCGGCGCGGTTGGTTGAGTTGTAA
- a CDS encoding XRE family transcriptional regulator — translation MHKENGQRASVLQHVSQNVRRLRHAAQLSQTALAERSGVSRRMLVAIEAGEKNVSLTTLDRVAEALDVAFSDLIQAPDARDPSRINELAWAGTIPGSKAVLLAKATASREVELWEWRLEPGEHYPSEPDAEGWSEQLYVFEGCLTLLLGSEERRIDAGEFFMFASNQPHAYRNDGPVAARFVRNVVI, via the coding sequence GTGCACAAAGAAAATGGCCAGCGGGCCTCCGTCCTGCAACACGTCAGCCAGAACGTCCGCCGCCTGCGGCACGCCGCTCAGCTCAGCCAGACCGCGCTGGCGGAGCGCTCCGGGGTCAGTCGGCGGATGCTGGTGGCCATCGAGGCCGGGGAAAAGAACGTCAGCCTGACCACCCTGGACCGGGTCGCCGAAGCCCTCGACGTGGCCTTCAGTGATTTGATCCAGGCCCCCGACGCTCGCGACCCGAGCCGCATCAACGAGTTGGCCTGGGCCGGTACCATCCCCGGCAGCAAAGCCGTGCTGCTGGCCAAAGCCACTGCCAGTCGCGAAGTCGAGCTCTGGGAGTGGCGCCTGGAGCCCGGTGAGCATTACCCTTCCGAACCCGACGCCGAGGGTTGGAGCGAGCAGCTCTATGTGTTCGAGGGCTGCCTGACCCTGCTGTTGGGCAGCGAAGAGCGCCGGATCGACGCCGGTGAATTTTTCATGTTCGCCAGCAACCAGCCCCATGCCTATCGCAACGATGGGCCGGTGGCGGCGAGATTCGTCCGCAATGTGGTGATTTGA
- a CDS encoding monovalent cation/H+ antiporter subunit A, with amino-acid sequence MSLIVLLLLPFIGSCVAALLPHNARNAESLLAGLVALAGTVQVALLYPQIADGGVIRETYAWLPSLGLDFVLRLDGFAWLFSLLVLGIGTLVSLYARYYMSPDDPVPRFFAFFLAFMGAMLGLVISGNLVQMVFFWELTSLFSFLLIGYWHHRADARRGAYMALMVTGAGGLCLLAGVMLLGHVVGSYDLDKVLAAGDQIRAHALYPILLPLILIGALSKSAQFPFHFWLPHAMAAPTPVSAYLHSATMVKAGVFLLARLWPSLSGSEEWFYIVSGAGACTLLLGAYCAMFQNDLKGLLAYSTISHLGLITLLLGLNSPLAAVAAVFHILNHATFKASLFMAAGIIDHESGTRDIRKLSGLVRLIPFTATLAMVASAAMAGVPLLNGFLSKEMFFAETVFISATAWVELALPIIATIAGTFSVAYSLRFTVDVFFGPTATDLPHTPHEPPRWMRAPVELLVFTCLLVGIFPAQVVGSLLAAAALPVVGGTLPEYSLAIWHGLNAPMIMSLVAMSGGIVLYLLLRNQFRQGHIKHPPFIGRLSGKRLFERCLVLMMRLGRRLERRISTRRLQAQLFLLVLAAVLAGLIPMLHSTLVWGDRPKIPGSIVFVTLWLLAIACALGAAWQAKYHRLAALTMVSVCGLMTCVTFVWFSAPDLALTQLVVEVVTTVLILLGLRWLPRRIEDASPRPNSERRARIRRLRDLLLSIAVGGGMALLSYAMLTRQTPNDISSFYLSRALPEGGGSNVVNVMLVDFRGFDTLGEITVLVAVALAVFALLRRFRPPRESMQLPAQQRQLAPDVVTDLVNPRHASDTALGFMMVPSVLVRLLLPIALVVSFYLFMRGHNQPGGGFVAGLVMSVAFILQYMVAGTQWVEAQMSLRPLRWMGTGLFFATATGLGSMAVGYPFLTTHTWHFEWPLLGDIHLASALFFDIGVYAVVVGSTLLILTALAHQSVRAHKPSLQSKPVAPRTGATA; translated from the coding sequence ATGTCACTGATAGTTCTATTGCTTTTGCCCTTCATCGGCAGCTGTGTCGCGGCGCTGCTGCCGCATAACGCCCGTAACGCCGAATCCTTGCTGGCAGGCCTCGTGGCCCTGGCCGGCACCGTTCAGGTGGCCTTGCTGTACCCGCAGATCGCCGACGGCGGCGTGATTCGTGAAACGTATGCCTGGCTGCCCAGCCTGGGCCTGGATTTCGTGTTGCGCCTGGACGGTTTCGCCTGGCTGTTTTCGTTGCTGGTGCTGGGCATCGGTACGCTGGTGTCGCTGTATGCCCGCTATTACATGTCGCCGGACGATCCGGTGCCGCGCTTCTTCGCTTTTTTCCTGGCGTTCATGGGCGCCATGCTCGGGCTGGTGATTTCCGGCAACCTGGTGCAGATGGTGTTTTTCTGGGAACTGACCAGCCTGTTCTCGTTCCTGCTGATCGGCTACTGGCACCACCGCGCCGACGCCCGGCGCGGAGCCTACATGGCCTTGATGGTGACCGGCGCCGGCGGGCTTTGCCTGTTGGCCGGGGTGATGCTGCTCGGGCATGTGGTGGGCAGCTATGACCTGGACAAGGTCCTGGCCGCCGGCGACCAGATCCGGGCCCATGCCCTCTACCCTATCCTGCTGCCGTTGATCCTGATCGGCGCCCTGAGCAAAAGCGCGCAATTTCCTTTCCACTTCTGGCTTCCCCATGCCATGGCCGCGCCCACGCCGGTGTCGGCGTATCTGCACTCGGCCACCATGGTCAAGGCCGGGGTGTTCCTGCTGGCGCGGTTATGGCCGTCGCTGTCGGGCAGCGAAGAATGGTTCTACATCGTCAGTGGCGCGGGGGCCTGTACGTTGTTGCTGGGCGCCTACTGCGCGATGTTCCAGAACGACCTCAAGGGACTGCTGGCCTACTCCACCATCAGCCACCTCGGGCTGATCACCCTGCTGTTGGGCCTGAACAGTCCGCTGGCGGCCGTGGCGGCGGTGTTTCATATCCTCAACCACGCCACCTTCAAGGCCTCGCTGTTCATGGCCGCCGGGATCATCGACCATGAAAGCGGCACCCGGGATATTCGCAAGCTCAGTGGCCTGGTCCGGCTGATTCCGTTCACTGCAACGTTGGCGATGGTCGCGAGCGCGGCGATGGCAGGGGTGCCGCTGCTCAATGGGTTCCTGTCCAAGGAAATGTTCTTCGCCGAGACCGTGTTCATTTCCGCCACGGCCTGGGTCGAGCTGGCGCTGCCGATCATCGCCACCATCGCCGGGACTTTCAGCGTCGCCTACTCCCTGCGCTTTACCGTGGACGTGTTCTTCGGCCCCACCGCCACCGACCTGCCCCATACGCCCCACGAACCACCACGCTGGATGCGCGCTCCAGTGGAGCTGCTGGTGTTCACCTGCCTGCTGGTGGGGATCTTCCCGGCCCAGGTGGTCGGTTCGTTGCTCGCGGCGGCCGCGTTGCCGGTGGTCGGCGGCACGCTGCCCGAGTACAGCCTGGCGATCTGGCACGGCCTGAACGCGCCGATGATCATGAGCCTGGTGGCGATGTCCGGCGGCATCGTGCTGTACCTGCTGCTGCGCAATCAGTTCCGGCAAGGGCACATCAAGCACCCACCCTTCATTGGCCGACTCAGTGGCAAGCGGCTGTTCGAGCGTTGCCTGGTGCTGATGATGCGCCTCGGTCGGCGGCTGGAACGCCGGATCAGTACCCGCCGCCTGCAGGCCCAGCTGTTCCTGCTGGTGCTGGCCGCGGTACTCGCCGGGCTGATCCCGATGCTGCACAGCACGCTGGTCTGGGGCGACCGGCCGAAGATCCCGGGCTCCATCGTGTTCGTCACCCTGTGGTTGCTGGCAATTGCCTGTGCACTGGGCGCGGCCTGGCAGGCCAAGTATCACCGGCTCGCGGCCCTGACCATGGTCAGCGTCTGCGGCCTGATGACCTGCGTAACCTTCGTCTGGTTCTCCGCGCCCGACCTGGCGTTGACGCAGCTGGTGGTGGAAGTGGTGACCACGGTGCTGATCCTGCTGGGCCTGCGCTGGCTGCCGCGACGGATCGAGGATGCCTCGCCGCGGCCCAACAGCGAACGACGCGCACGCATCCGTCGCCTGCGGGACTTGCTCTTGTCCATCGCGGTGGGCGGCGGCATGGCACTGTTGTCCTACGCCATGCTGACACGCCAGACGCCCAACGATATTTCTTCGTTCTACCTCAGTCGTGCCCTGCCCGAAGGCGGCGGCAGCAATGTGGTGAACGTGATGCTGGTGGATTTCCGTGGCTTCGACACCCTGGGGGAAATCACCGTGCTGGTGGCGGTAGCCCTGGCGGTGTTCGCCCTGTTGCGACGCTTCCGCCCACCGAGGGAAAGCATGCAATTGCCAGCGCAACAGCGTCAGTTGGCACCGGACGTGGTCACCGATCTGGTCAACCCGCGCCATGCCAGCGACACCGCGCTGGGCTTCATGATGGTGCCGTCGGTGCTGGTGCGCCTGCTGCTGCCGATCGCCCTGGTGGTGTCGTTCTACCTGTTCATGCGCGGTCACAATCAACCGGGCGGTGGCTTCGTGGCCGGGCTGGTGATGTCGGTGGCGTTCATCCTCCAGTACATGGTCGCCGGCACGCAGTGGGTCGAGGCGCAAATGAGCCTGCGACCGCTGCGCTGGATGGGTACCGGGCTGTTCTTCGCCACCGCCACCGGCCTCGGGTCGATGGCCGTGGGTTATCCGTTCCTGACGACGCACACCTGGCACTTCGAATGGCCGTTGCTGGGTGACATTCACCTGGCCAGCGCGCTGTTCTTCGACATCGGCGTGTACGCCGTGGTGGTCGGCTCAACGCTGTTGATCCTCACCGCCCTGGCTCACCAATCGGTGCGGGCGCATAAACCGAGCCTGCAATCCAAACCCGTCGCCCCTCGCACAGGAGCCACTGCCTGA
- a CDS encoding Na+/H+ antiporter subunit C produces the protein MEEVIAIAIGVLAASGVWLVLRPRTFQVVMGLCLLSYGVNLFIFSMGSLFIGKEPIIKDGVPQDLLHYTDPLPQALVLTAIVISFAMTALFLVVLLASRGLTGTDHVDGREPKE, from the coding sequence ATGGAAGAAGTCATCGCAATTGCAATCGGCGTACTGGCCGCCTCCGGGGTCTGGCTGGTGCTGCGACCACGGACCTTTCAGGTGGTCATGGGCCTGTGCCTGCTGTCCTACGGCGTCAACTTGTTCATCTTCAGCATGGGCAGCCTGTTCATCGGCAAGGAACCGATCATCAAGGACGGCGTGCCCCAGGATCTGCTGCACTACACCGACCCGCTGCCCCAGGCCCTGGTGCTGACCGCCATCGTGATCAGCTTCGCCATGACCGCCCTGTTCCTGGTGGTCCTGCTGGCGTCCCGGGGCCTGACCGGTACTGACCATGTGGACGGTCGGGAGCCCAAGGAATGA
- a CDS encoding monovalent cation/H+ antiporter subunit D: MMLTPHLIAAPILLPLLTAALMLMLGEKHRPLKARINLLSSLLGLGIAVLLLDWTQDQALPASIGVYLPGNWQAPFGIVLVVDRLSALMLVLTGIIGVCALLFATARWDRAGASFHALFQIQLMGLYGAFLTADLFNLFVFFEVLLAASYGLMLHGSGRARVSSGLHYISINLLASSLFLIGAALIYGVTGTLNMADLALKVPLVPEADRGLLHAGAGILAVAFLAKAGLWPLNFWLVPAYSAASAPVAALFAIMTKVGVYTILRLWTLLFSGQAGASAFFGADWLVYGGMATIICAAIAILGAQRLERMASLSILVSAGILLSAIGFAQPNLMGAALFYLVSSTLALCALFLLAELIERSRSANDMSLDDDLDTLPRPMESLEPPKGINLDDEQKAVVGQVIPWTMAFLGLSFIFCALLIIGMPPLSGFIGKLSLLGALLNPQGLGASAGTPVSNQAWGLLALLILSGLASLIAFSRLGVQRFWTPQERPSPLLRPFECLPIILLLGLGIALTFKAEPLLRYTQSAADALNNPEHYVMSVLATRSVPNPETSAALQEVQP, translated from the coding sequence ATGATGTTGACGCCCCACTTGATCGCCGCGCCCATCCTGCTGCCGCTGCTGACCGCCGCGTTGATGCTGATGCTGGGCGAGAAACACCGTCCACTCAAGGCACGGATCAACCTGCTTTCCAGTCTGCTGGGCCTGGGCATCGCCGTGCTGTTGCTTGACTGGACCCAGGACCAGGCCCTGCCCGCGTCCATCGGCGTGTACCTGCCTGGCAACTGGCAAGCGCCGTTCGGCATCGTACTGGTGGTTGATCGCCTGTCAGCGCTGATGCTGGTGCTCACCGGCATCATCGGCGTCTGCGCCCTGCTGTTCGCCACGGCCCGTTGGGACCGCGCCGGGGCGAGTTTCCATGCGCTGTTCCAGATCCAGCTGATGGGCCTCTATGGGGCCTTCCTGACGGCGGACCTGTTCAACCTGTTCGTGTTCTTCGAAGTGTTGCTGGCGGCCTCCTACGGGTTGATGTTGCACGGTTCGGGCCGGGCGCGGGTGTCGTCGGGGCTGCATTACATTTCCATCAATCTGTTGGCCTCGTCGCTGTTCCTGATCGGCGCGGCGCTGATCTATGGCGTCACTGGCACGTTGAACATGGCCGACCTGGCCTTGAAGGTGCCCCTGGTGCCGGAAGCCGACCGTGGCCTGCTGCACGCCGGGGCAGGGATCCTTGCGGTGGCGTTCCTGGCCAAAGCTGGCCTGTGGCCGCTGAATTTCTGGCTGGTGCCGGCCTACAGCGCGGCCAGTGCGCCGGTAGCGGCGTTGTTCGCGATCATGACCAAGGTCGGCGTCTACACGATTTTGCGTCTGTGGACGTTGCTCTTCTCCGGCCAGGCCGGCGCCTCGGCGTTTTTCGGCGCCGACTGGCTGGTCTACGGCGGCATGGCGACCATCATCTGCGCGGCCATTGCCATTCTGGGGGCCCAACGCCTGGAGCGCATGGCCAGCCTGAGCATCCTGGTCTCGGCCGGAATTCTGCTGTCAGCGATTGGTTTCGCCCAACCCAACCTGATGGGGGCCGCGCTGTTTTACCTGGTAAGTTCGACCCTGGCGCTCTGTGCACTGTTCTTGCTGGCCGAGCTGATCGAACGCTCGCGCTCGGCCAACGACATGTCCCTGGACGATGACCTGGATACGTTGCCACGGCCAATGGAATCCCTGGAGCCGCCCAAGGGCATCAACCTTGATGACGAACAGAAAGCCGTGGTCGGGCAAGTGATCCCCTGGACCATGGCCTTCCTCGGCTTGAGTTTCATCTTCTGTGCGTTGTTGATCATCGGCATGCCGCCGCTGTCGGGGTTCATCGGCAAGTTGAGCCTGCTGGGAGCCTTGCTCAACCCCCAAGGGCTTGGGGCCAGCGCCGGGACGCCGGTGTCGAATCAGGCGTGGGGGTTGTTGGCGTTGCTGATCCTGTCCGGGCTGGCCTCGTTGATTGCGTTCTCACGCCTGGGCGTCCAACGCTTCTGGACGCCGCAAGAGCGACCCTCGCCGTTGCTGCGGCCTTTCGAATGCCTGCCGATCATCCTGTTGCTGGGCCTGGGCATCGCCTTGACCTTCAAGGCCGAGCCGTTGTTGCGTTACACCCAGTCCGCTGCCGATGCGTTGAACAATCCAGAACATTATGTGATGTCAGTGCTCGCCACCCGCTCCGTCCCGAACCCCGAGACCAGCGCCGCATTGCAGGAGGTGCAACCATGA
- a CDS encoding Na+/H+ antiporter subunit E produces the protein MKRLFPAPWLSLALGLLWLVLNLSLSAGHLLLGAALGFLAPLMMRPLRPRPIRIRRPWVVLRLFLLVGRDVLVSNLTVAWGVLNAGRHPPRPQFIKVPLDLHDANGLAALSMITTVIPGTVWSELALDRSILLIHVFDLEDEASFIAHFKATYERPLMEIFQ, from the coding sequence ATGAAGCGCCTGTTTCCCGCACCGTGGCTGTCCCTGGCGCTCGGGTTGCTGTGGCTGGTATTGAATCTGTCCCTCAGCGCCGGCCATCTGCTGCTGGGGGCTGCGCTGGGCTTCCTGGCCCCGTTGATGATGCGCCCGTTGCGCCCGCGCCCGATCCGTATCCGGCGACCGTGGGTGGTCCTGCGGTTGTTCCTGCTGGTGGGCCGCGACGTGCTGGTTTCCAATCTGACGGTGGCCTGGGGTGTGCTGAACGCCGGGCGCCACCCCCCTCGCCCACAGTTCATCAAGGTGCCGCTGGACTTGCACGATGCCAACGGCCTGGCGGCCCTGTCGATGATCACCACGGTGATTCCCGGAACGGTCTGGTCGGAACTGGCCCTGGATCGCAGCATCCTGCTGATCCATGTGTTTGACCTGGAGGACGAGGCGTCCTTCATCGCGCACTTCAAGGCCACCTACGAGCGTCCCTTGATGGAGATTTTCCAATGA
- a CDS encoding K+/H+ antiporter subunit F: MSPLLSNAILLSLFLFSLAMVLTLLRLFKGPSAQDRVLALDYLYIVAMLMMLVLGIRYASDTYFEAALLIALFGFVGSFALAKFLLRGEVIE; the protein is encoded by the coding sequence ATGAGCCCGCTGCTGTCCAATGCGATCCTGCTGAGCCTGTTCCTGTTCTCCCTGGCGATGGTGTTGACCCTGCTGCGGCTGTTCAAGGGGCCTTCGGCACAAGACCGGGTCTTGGCCCTGGACTATTTGTACATCGTGGCGATGCTGATGATGCTGGTGCTGGGCATTCGTTATGCCAGTGACACTTATTTCGAGGCGGCGCTACTGATCGCCCTGTTCGGCTTTGTCGGCTCGTTCGCCCTGGCCAAGTTCCTGTTGCGTGGCGAGGTGATCGAATGA
- a CDS encoding Na+/H+ antiporter subunit G produces MTGELSMWVEIPVAILLVLSGLFALLGAIGLVRLKDFFQRMHPPALASTLGAWCVALASIIYFSALKSGPVLHAWLIPILLSITVPVTTLLLARAALFRKRMAGDDVPAEVSSRRTGQDD; encoded by the coding sequence ATGACTGGCGAACTGTCGATGTGGGTGGAAATCCCGGTGGCGATCCTGCTGGTGCTCAGCGGCCTCTTCGCGCTGCTCGGAGCCATTGGCCTGGTGCGGCTCAAGGACTTTTTCCAGCGCATGCACCCGCCGGCCCTGGCGTCCACGCTGGGGGCCTGGTGCGTGGCGCTGGCCTCGATCATCTATTTTTCCGCACTCAAGTCCGGGCCGGTGCTGCACGCCTGGCTGATCCCGATCCTGCTGTCCATCACCGTACCGGTGACCACCCTGCTGCTGGCCCGGGCGGCGTTGTTTCGCAAGCGCATGGCGGGGGATGATGTGCCGGCGGAAGTGAGTAGCCGCCGGACCGGGCAAGACGACTGA
- a CDS encoding DUF3995 domain-containing protein: MTLVLARSLVAVFATISLIHLYWALGGRWAALAVVPQVPVKQGGSLRPAFNPSGWLTLVVALSLLMIAVLVCLRVGLLAPPVTHRALQWLISAIALLMFARAIGESNLVGFFKEVKGSTFARLDTWVYSPLCVVLGAGLLTVAWA, from the coding sequence ATGACGCTTGTATTGGCTCGGTCGCTGGTCGCAGTGTTTGCGACCATCAGCTTGATTCATTTGTATTGGGCCCTGGGCGGCCGATGGGCGGCCCTGGCGGTGGTGCCTCAGGTGCCGGTGAAGCAGGGCGGTTCGCTGCGTCCGGCGTTCAACCCCTCGGGTTGGCTGACCCTGGTGGTCGCGCTGTCGCTGTTGATGATCGCGGTTCTGGTGTGCCTGAGAGTCGGCCTGTTGGCACCGCCGGTCACCCATCGGGCGTTGCAATGGCTGATCAGCGCGATTGCCTTGCTGATGTTCGCCCGGGCCATTGGCGAGTCGAACCTGGTGGGTTTTTTCAAGGAGGTCAAGGGCTCGACGTTCGCCCGGCTCGACACTTGGGTTTATTCGCCCTTGTGCGTTGTGCTTGGGGCTGGGTTGTTGACCGTGGCCTGGGCCTGA
- a CDS encoding ABC transporter substrate-binding protein, with protein MKRVRQWLATWATFAVLVLPFPASAASAPIHFADLNWESGSLITDILRIIVEKGYGLQTDTLPGTTITLETALANNDIQVIGEEWAGRSPVWVKAEAEGKVVALGDTVKGATEGWWVPEYVIKGDPAKGIKPLAPDLRSVEDLARYKHVFKDPESPDKGRFLNSPIGWTSEVVNKQKLKAYGLSDSYVNFRSGSGAALDAEISSSIRRGKPILFYYWSPTPLLGRFKLVQLQEPPFDAEAWKTLTDADNPNPKPTRSLASKLSIGVSVPFQKQYPEIAEFFSKVDLPIEPLNKALADMGEKRTPPREAAEAFLKAHPQVWQAWVPKEVADKVSAEL; from the coding sequence ATGAAACGAGTTCGACAGTGGCTGGCTACCTGGGCCACCTTCGCTGTGTTGGTTTTGCCATTTCCGGCATCGGCCGCTTCAGCGCCGATTCACTTCGCCGATCTGAACTGGGAAAGCGGCAGCCTGATCACCGATATCCTGCGGATCATCGTCGAAAAAGGCTACGGGTTGCAGACTGACACATTGCCGGGTACCACCATTACCTTGGAAACCGCCCTGGCCAATAACGACATCCAGGTGATCGGCGAAGAGTGGGCCGGTCGCAGCCCTGTGTGGGTCAAGGCCGAGGCTGAAGGCAAGGTGGTCGCCCTGGGCGATACGGTCAAGGGCGCGACCGAAGGTTGGTGGGTGCCGGAATACGTGATCAAGGGTGACCCCGCCAAGGGCATCAAGCCCCTGGCGCCGGACCTGCGCAGCGTCGAAGACCTGGCGCGCTACAAGCACGTATTCAAGGACCCGGAAAGTCCTGACAAGGGACGTTTCCTCAACAGCCCCATTGGCTGGACGTCCGAAGTGGTCAACAAACAGAAGCTCAAGGCGTATGGCCTCTCGGACAGCTACGTGAACTTCCGCAGCGGTTCGGGGGCGGCGCTGGATGCGGAAATCAGCTCGTCGATTCGCCGAGGCAAGCCGATCCTGTTTTATTACTGGTCGCCCACGCCGCTGCTCGGTCGTTTCAAACTGGTGCAGTTGCAAGAGCCGCCGTTCGATGCCGAGGCCTGGAAAACCCTGACCGACGCCGACAATCCCAATCCCAAGCCGACCCGTTCACTGGCCTCCAAACTGTCCATCGGTGTATCGGTACCGTTCCAGAAGCAATACCCGGAGATTGCCGAGTTCTTCAGCAAGGTCGACCTGCCCATCGAACCGTTGAACAAGGCCCTGGCTGACATGGGCGAGAAGCGCACGCCACCCCGTGAAGCCGCCGAGGCGTTTCTCAAGGCTCATCCGCAGGTCTGGCAGGCCTGGGTGCCCAAGGAGGTGGCAGACAAAGTCTCCGCCGAGCTCTAG
- a CDS encoding DUF2789 family protein, whose amino-acid sequence MEQPSHELSTLFDQLGLPSDGNAIDDFIMAHPLAPEIKLVEADFWSDQQKDLLREWLLADGEEAVLVDQLNVRLHDGK is encoded by the coding sequence ATGGAACAGCCTTCGCACGAACTCAGTACCCTGTTCGATCAACTTGGCCTGCCTTCGGACGGCAATGCCATCGACGATTTCATCATGGCGCACCCCTTGGCTCCGGAGATCAAATTGGTAGAGGCCGACTTCTGGTCGGATCAGCAGAAAGACCTACTGCGCGAATGGTTGCTCGCCGACGGCGAAGAGGCGGTGCTGGTGGATCAACTCAACGTGCGCTTGCACGACGGTAAATAG